The following proteins come from a genomic window of Achromobacter sp. AONIH1:
- a CDS encoding alpha/beta fold hydrolase, with protein MTALVLLPGMDGTGDLFAPLLSALPPALRTIVVRYPCDRPLGYAELEAHARRALPKDQPFVLLGESFSGPIAAAIAAAPPPGLRGLILCATFLRNPRPELGYARFLTGLLPVSLLPGVLLVRMLLGPRADPGLRTQLLDAVSRVEDRVMRARLRAVIDVDAGPRMSGVTLPVLYLSARDDRVVPRRAGDHVMALIPQARRVEIAAPHCLLQTAPQEAARAIMDFIGPTAP; from the coding sequence ATGACCGCGCTGGTACTCCTGCCCGGCATGGACGGCACGGGCGATCTGTTCGCGCCCTTGCTGTCCGCGCTGCCTCCCGCCTTGCGGACCATTGTCGTTCGCTACCCCTGCGACCGGCCGCTAGGCTATGCCGAACTGGAGGCGCACGCGCGGCGCGCGCTCCCCAAGGACCAGCCTTTCGTGCTGCTGGGCGAATCGTTCTCCGGCCCCATCGCCGCGGCCATCGCCGCCGCTCCGCCGCCCGGCTTGCGCGGGCTGATCCTGTGCGCGACCTTCCTGCGCAATCCGCGGCCGGAACTGGGCTACGCCCGATTCCTGACCGGCCTACTCCCAGTATCGCTGCTGCCCGGCGTCCTGCTCGTCCGCATGCTGCTGGGACCGCGCGCCGATCCCGGCCTGCGGACCCAGCTGCTGGACGCGGTGTCGCGGGTCGAGGATCGGGTGATGCGCGCGCGGCTGCGGGCCGTGATCGACGTGGATGCCGGCCCGCGCATGAGCGGCGTGACGCTGCCGGTGCTATACCTGAGCGCGCGCGACGATCGCGTGGTGCCGCGCCGGGCGGGGGACCATGTCATGGCCCTGATCCCGCAGGCGCGACGGGTCGAGATCGCCGCGCCGCACTGCCTGCTGCAAACCGCGCCGCAAGAAGCGGCGCGGGCCATCATGGACTTCATCGGACCGACGGCCCCATGA
- a CDS encoding TerC family protein encodes METLLTFFNADFLGTPAWSWLLFLGIVVTLLAFDLGVLHRDEREIGVRESLLLSAGYITAALIFGAWVWWQMGAASGMAYYTGFMIEKSLSMDNVFVIALIFSFFAIPRQYQHRVLFWGILGVIVLRAIMIGLGAALVSNFGWLLYLFGAFLVFTGIKMWLIADQEPDIASNPILKFLKRRMRVTDGLRGNAFWVYENDPATSRKVRWATPLLLALVLIEFVDLLFAVDSVPAIFAITTDPFIVYTSNIFAILGLRALYFALAAMIHRFHYLKYALALVLVFIGGKIFLVGFIGKVPAALSLSVTFGLILGGVLFSLWKTRKAALQAG; translated from the coding sequence ATGGAAACCCTGCTGACCTTCTTCAATGCCGACTTCCTCGGCACGCCAGCCTGGAGCTGGCTGCTCTTCCTGGGCATCGTCGTGACGCTGCTGGCTTTTGACCTGGGCGTGCTGCATCGTGACGAACGCGAGATCGGCGTGCGCGAAAGCCTGCTGCTCTCGGCCGGCTACATCACCGCCGCGCTGATCTTCGGCGCCTGGGTGTGGTGGCAGATGGGCGCGGCCAGCGGCATGGCCTACTACACCGGCTTCATGATCGAGAAGTCGCTGTCCATGGACAACGTCTTCGTCATCGCGCTGATCTTCAGCTTCTTCGCGATCCCGCGCCAGTACCAGCACCGCGTGCTGTTCTGGGGCATCCTGGGCGTGATCGTGCTGCGCGCCATCATGATCGGCCTGGGCGCGGCCCTGGTCAGCAACTTCGGCTGGCTGCTGTACCTGTTCGGCGCGTTCCTGGTGTTCACCGGCATCAAGATGTGGCTGATCGCCGACCAGGAGCCGGACATCGCCAGCAACCCGATCCTGAAGTTCCTCAAGCGCCGCATGCGCGTGACGGACGGCCTGCGCGGCAACGCGTTCTGGGTCTACGAGAACGATCCGGCCACGTCGCGCAAGGTGCGCTGGGCCACGCCGCTGTTGCTGGCCCTGGTGCTGATCGAGTTCGTGGACCTGCTGTTCGCGGTGGATTCGGTGCCGGCGATCTTCGCCATCACCACCGATCCGTTCATCGTGTACACCAGCAACATCTTCGCGATCCTGGGCCTGCGCGCGCTGTACTTCGCGCTGGCGGCGATGATCCACCGCTTCCACTACCTGAAGTACGCGCTGGCCCTGGTGCTGGTGTTCATCGGCGGCAAGATCTTCCTGGTCGGCTTCATTGGCAAGGTGCCGGCGGCCCTGTCGCTGAGCGTGACCTTCGGCCTGATCCTGGGCGGCGTGCTGTTCTCGCTGTGGAAGACGCGCAAGGCGGCCTTGCAGGCGGGCTGA
- a CDS encoding helix-turn-helix domain-containing protein, whose translation MYPPVSDPSGLDADRPGQWTYAMRVDTAARAHESPTHQHRMSQLVLCLEGGVTCTVPQGIWMVPPRCAVWIPGGVPHCNHVTRNGQVNFLFVPAETPGMPATCQTLGVTPLVREMVVHLAALSAEDSAAPGNRRLADVLVEQLARLEPEPLHLPLPAHPRLREIADALAARPDDRATLADWGRRVAMSERTLARLVRQEVGMSFGRWRQRLHIILALQWLSEGLSVQRSADQLGYESVSAFITMFRKALGTTPARYFAPATMNRRGNGSSTVPSDRAG comes from the coding sequence ATGTACCCGCCCGTCTCCGATCCTTCAGGCCTGGACGCCGACCGGCCCGGCCAATGGACCTACGCCATGCGCGTGGACACCGCCGCCCGGGCCCACGAATCGCCCACGCACCAGCACCGCATGAGCCAGCTGGTGCTGTGCCTGGAAGGCGGCGTGACCTGCACGGTGCCGCAGGGCATCTGGATGGTGCCGCCGCGCTGCGCCGTCTGGATCCCCGGCGGCGTGCCCCATTGCAATCACGTCACGCGCAACGGCCAGGTCAATTTCCTGTTCGTGCCCGCCGAGACGCCCGGCATGCCGGCCACCTGCCAGACGCTGGGCGTGACGCCGCTGGTGCGCGAAATGGTGGTCCATCTGGCGGCGCTGTCGGCCGAGGACAGCGCGGCGCCCGGCAACCGCCGGCTGGCCGATGTGCTGGTCGAACAGCTGGCGCGGCTGGAACCGGAACCGCTGCACCTGCCCCTGCCCGCCCACCCGCGCCTGCGCGAGATAGCCGACGCGCTGGCGGCGCGGCCCGACGACCGCGCCACCCTGGCCGACTGGGGCCGGCGCGTGGCGATGAGCGAACGCACGCTGGCGCGGCTGGTGCGCCAGGAAGTCGGCATGAGCTTCGGCCGCTGGCGCCAGCGCCTGCACATCATCCTGGCGCTGCAATGGCTGTCGGAGGGCTTGTCGGTGCAACGCAGCGCCGACCAGCTGGGCTATGAATCGGTAAGCGCCTTCATCACCATGTTCCGCAAGGCGCTGGGCACCACGCCCGCCCGCTACTTCGCCCCGGCGACGATGAACAGGCGCGGGAACGGCAGCAGCACGGTGCCGTCCGACAGGGCCGGATAG
- a CDS encoding LysR substrate-binding domain-containing protein: MLNYRHLYYFWMVAKEGGFSRAAERLDMAIQTISAQVRELERNLGHQLLKPAGRGVALTDAGQAAFARAEEIFQIGQGLAQEVRTAATKPVIRLSVGLSDGISKLAAHALLGPVLDTPDLRLTCHEGEFEELLGELAQHHLDLVLAGQGAPANPNLRLTSDRLVSSPVDWYGPSRLLRRADVQAFPQSLERLPVLLPTGHSVLRQTLDRWFREQGIHPNVVGEFEDSALMSVFAARGLGVFPLSRLGGDDIGLLRGLRPLARCDAVHEEIHAIRNRRGQNHPLVRRILEQAKTSVFS; encoded by the coding sequence ATGTTGAATTACCGCCACCTGTACTATTTCTGGATGGTCGCCAAGGAAGGCGGCTTTTCCCGCGCCGCCGAACGGCTGGACATGGCCATCCAGACCATCAGCGCCCAGGTGCGCGAACTGGAGCGCAACCTGGGGCATCAGCTGCTCAAGCCGGCCGGACGCGGCGTGGCCCTGACCGATGCCGGCCAGGCGGCCTTCGCCCGCGCCGAGGAAATTTTCCAGATCGGCCAGGGCCTGGCGCAGGAAGTGCGCACCGCCGCCACCAAGCCGGTGATCCGGCTGTCCGTGGGCCTGTCCGACGGCATTTCCAAGCTGGCCGCGCACGCGCTGCTCGGCCCGGTGCTGGACACGCCAGACCTGCGGCTGACCTGCCACGAAGGCGAGTTCGAGGAACTGCTGGGCGAACTGGCGCAGCATCACCTGGATCTGGTGCTGGCCGGCCAGGGCGCGCCGGCCAATCCCAACCTGCGCCTGACCAGCGACCGGCTGGTGTCCTCGCCGGTGGACTGGTATGGCCCGTCGCGCCTGCTGCGGCGCGCCGACGTGCAGGCCTTTCCGCAGTCGCTGGAGCGCCTGCCCGTGCTGCTGCCCACCGGCCACTCGGTGCTGCGCCAGACCCTGGACCGCTGGTTCCGCGAGCAGGGCATCCATCCCAATGTGGTCGGGGAATTCGAGGACAGCGCGCTGATGTCGGTGTTCGCCGCGCGCGGCCTGGGCGTGTTTCCGCTCAGCCGGCTGGGCGGCGACGATATCGGCCTGCTGCGCGGCCTGCGGCCGCTGGCGCGCTGCGACGCGGTCCACGAGGAGATCCACGCCATCCGCAAT
- the tam gene encoding trans-aconitate 2-methyltransferase, whose protein sequence is MNWSAKQYSAFENERTRPVRDLVAALPNERVARAVDLGCGPGNSTEVLAARYPDAAISGTDNSQDMIDAARKRLPGLSFELSDIAAWNPPGGYDVILANASLQWVPGHEELYPRLVGKLAPGGSLAVQTPDNMEEPAHRLAREVAADGPWAARIGAVKHPPRHSAAWYYELLKPVCGRLDVWRTIYHHPLAGAAAVVQWFTSTALRPYLGPLDPAEQQAFLAEYQSRIERAYPALSDGTVLLPFPRLFIVAGAK, encoded by the coding sequence ATGAACTGGTCAGCCAAGCAGTATTCCGCCTTCGAGAACGAACGCACCCGCCCGGTGCGCGACCTGGTCGCCGCCCTGCCCAATGAGCGCGTGGCGCGGGCGGTGGACCTGGGCTGCGGCCCGGGCAACTCCACCGAGGTGCTGGCCGCGCGCTATCCGGACGCCGCGATCAGCGGCACGGACAATTCGCAGGACATGATCGACGCGGCGCGCAAGCGCCTGCCCGGCCTGTCCTTCGAGCTGTCGGACATCGCCGCCTGGAATCCGCCGGGAGGCTACGACGTGATCCTGGCGAACGCCTCCCTGCAATGGGTGCCGGGGCACGAGGAACTCTATCCGCGCCTGGTGGGCAAGCTGGCGCCGGGCGGCAGCCTGGCGGTCCAGACCCCGGACAACATGGAAGAGCCGGCGCACCGGCTGGCGCGCGAGGTCGCGGCGGACGGTCCCTGGGCCGCCCGGATCGGCGCGGTCAAGCACCCGCCGCGCCACAGCGCCGCCTGGTACTACGAATTGCTCAAGCCGGTCTGCGGCCGGCTGGACGTGTGGCGCACCATCTATCACCATCCCCTGGCCGGCGCGGCGGCGGTGGTGCAATGGTTCACCAGCACGGCGCTCAGGCCCTACCTGGGTCCGCTGGACCCGGCGGAGCAACAGGCCTTCCTGGCCGAGTACCAGTCGCGCATCGAACGCGCCTATCCGGCCCTGTCGGACGGCACCGTGCTGCTGCCGTTCCCGCGCCTGTTCATCGTCGCCGGGGCGAAGTAG